The following coding sequences are from one Nicotiana tomentosiformis chromosome 3, ASM39032v3, whole genome shotgun sequence window:
- the LOC138907557 gene encoding uncharacterized protein produces MTFTELSHYATFLVPTKKERVQRVVEGLSYRLRFGMARDVETKTTFHQDVEISRRLECIHRPEREAKKPHGTRGFSGAYSWVKDHHRGYSSRLVQSALQVSRSPLASHGFQSTRPRHSSFSAPPACGSYSGYFSRPKQA; encoded by the coding sequence ATGACGTTCACAGAGTTGTCACACTATGCAACTTTTCTGGTTCCTACTAAGAAGGAGAGGGTACAGAGGGTTGTTGAAGGACTCAGCTACCGTCTTAGGTTTGGTATGGCACGAGATGTGGAGACTAAGACTACCTTTCACCAGGATGTAGagatttctaggagattggagtGTATTCACAGGccagagagagaggccaagaagCCTCATGGTactagaggatttagtggtgcctACTCTTGGGTCAAGGATCATCATAGAGGCTATTCCAGTAGGTTGGTTCAGTCAGCACTTCAGGTTTCACGTAGCCCTCTAGCTAGCCATGGGTTTCAGAGTACCCGTCCAAGGCATTCATCATTCAGTGCACCTCCCGCATGTggttcttatagtggttatttcAGTCGTCCAAAGCAGGCTTAG